One window of the Peromyscus leucopus breed LL Stock unplaced genomic scaffold, UCI_PerLeu_2.1 scaffold_1231, whole genome shotgun sequence genome contains the following:
- the LOC114687390 gene encoding origin recognition complex subunit 6-like, whose product MESELVRRLAPRLGLAEPGVLRKAEEYLRLSKVRCTGLSAHSSETSSAVICLDLAASCMKCPLDRAYLIKLSGLNKKMYQSCLKSFECLLGLNSNIGIRDLAVQFSCTEAVTMASKILQSYESSLTEAQRADLDLSRPLFTTAALLSACKILKVKVDKTKMITTSGVKKAIFDRLCKQLEKIGQQINRDSGDLASPALKKKKSVVETPAKEIEEVIETPHKALKDEGLTQDYEEWKRKILENAAKAQTAAAEPGR is encoded by the coding sequence ATGGAGTCGGAGCTGGTCCGGCGCCTCGCCCCACGCCTCGGCCTGGCGGAGCCGGGTGTCCTGAGGAAAGCAGAGGAGTACCTACGGCTGTCTAAGGTGAGGTGTACCGGTCTGTCTGCACACAGCTCAGAAACCAGCAGTGCTGTCATATGCCTGGACCTTGCAGCTTCCTGCATGAAGTGCCCCCTGGATAGAGCTTATTTAATTAAGCTCTCTGGCTTGAACAAGAAGATGTATCAGAGCTGTCTTAAATCTTTTGAGTGTTTACTGGGATTAAATTCAAATATTGGAATAAGAGACCTAGCTGTACAGTTCAGCTGTACAGAAGCAGTGACCATGGCTTCAAAGATACTGCAAAGCTACGAGTCTAGTCTTACCGAAGCACAGCGAGCAGACCTGGACTTGTCCAGGCCGCTTTTCACCACTGCTGCACTGCTTTCAGCATGCAAAATTCTGAAGGTAAAAGTGGATAAAACCAAAATGATAACTACATCTGGTGTGAAAAAAGCAATATTTGATCGGCTATGTAAGCAGTTAGAGAAGATTGGGCAGCAGATTAACAGAGACTCTGGAGATTTAGCTAgtccagcactgaagaaaaagaagtctgTGGTTGAAACACcagcaaaagaaatagaagaagtaaTAGAAACCCCACATAAAGCACTGAAAGATGAAGGTCTGACACAGGATTATGAAGAATGGAAAAGGAAGATTTTGGAAAATGCTGCCAAAGCTCAAACAGCTGCCGCAGAGCCTGGAAGATGA